In Oryza sativa Japonica Group chromosome 3, ASM3414082v1, one DNA window encodes the following:
- the LOC4333305 gene encoding acyl-CoA-binding domain-containing protein 3-like — MGLQEDFEEYAEKVKTLPESTSNEDKLILYGLYKQATVGDVNTSRPGIFAQRDRAKWDAWKAVEGKSKEEAMSDYITKVKQLQEEAAALKAVFRAYLVGEMNIFECHIGRLTRCRRGFRTQMKKQIVYSPGTREMNLLSLIKPSLAHVGYCSTYG, encoded by the exons ATGGGTCTGCAG GAGGATTTTGAGGAGTACGCTGAGAAGGTGAAGACCTTGCCGGAGAGCACTAGCAACGAGGACAAGCTTATCCTCTATGGACTCTACAAGCAGGCCACCGTTGGAGATGTGAATACTT CTCGTCCTGGCATATTCGCCCAGAGGGACAGGGCGAAATGGGATGCATGGAAGGCTGTTGAAG GCAAATCAAAGGAGGAAGCAATGAGCGACTACATCACCAAGGTGAAGCAACTCCAGGAGGAGGCTGCTGCTCTCAAGGCTGTGTTTAGGGCCtatttagttggtgaaatgaatatttttgagtgtcacatcggacgtttgaccagatgtcgaaggggttttcggacacaaatgaaaaaacaaattgtATACTCGCCTGGAacccgcgagatgaatcttttgagcctaattaagccgtcattagcacatgtgggttactgtagcacttatggctaa
- the LOC4333306 gene encoding large ribosomal subunit protein eL13y, whose product MVKHNNVIPNGHFKKHWQNYVKTWFNQPARKQRRRIARQKKAVKIFPRPTSGPLRPIVQCQTLKYNMKSRAGRGFTLEELKAAGIPKKYAPTIGISVDHRRKNRSLEGLQANVQRLKTYKAKLVIFPRRARKVKAGDSTAEELATATQVQGDYMPIARGEKRSVEVVKVTDEMKAFKAYAKLRVERMNQRHVGARQKRAAEAEKEEKK is encoded by the exons atgGTGAAGCACAACAACGTTATCCCCAATGGCCACTTCAAGAAGCACTGGCAGAACTATGTCAAGACATGGTTCAACCAGCCCGCCCGCAAGCAGAGGCGCCGCATTG CTCGCCAGAAGAAGGCTGTGAAGATCTTCCCCCGCCCAACATCTGGCCCTCTTCGACCCATTGTTCAGTGCCAAACTTTGAAGTACAACATGAAGTCGAGGGCTGGGAGAGGCTTTACCCTTGAGGAGCTGAAG GCTGCGGGCATCCCCAAGAAGTATGCTCCAACCATTGGAATTTCCGTGGATCACCGCCGCAAGAACCGCTCACTTGAGGGACTCCAGGCTAATGTCCAGAGGCTCAAGACATACAAGGCCAAGCTGGTTATCTTCCCAAGGCGTGCTCGCAAGGTCAAG GCTGGTGATTCCACTGCCGAGGAACTTGCCACTGCCACCCAGGTCCAGGGTGACTACATGCCTATTGCTCGTGGTGAGAAGCGCTCAGTTGAGGTTGTGAAGGTCACCGATGAGATGAAGGCGTTCAAGGCCTATGCTAAGCTCCGTGTTGAGAGGATGAACCAGCGCCATGTTGGTGCCCGCCAGAAGAGGGCTGCTGAGGCAgagaaggaagagaagaagtGA
- the LOC4333307 gene encoding probable polyamine transporter At1g31830 isoform X1 has protein sequence MTNAWISPSVVALCPSPLPSSRLPGSVLSCWPDSRGIRRGAGEGTAGQTLRPARGFTVEKLRNTAITRANSACLPMEDCVGIKYSSVNEGEERKGGHGVPKVSIIPLIFLIFYEVSGGPFGIEDSVKAAGPLLAIAGFLLFALIWSVPEALITAEMGTMFPENGGYVVWVSSALGPFWGFQQGWAKWLSGVIDNALYPVLFLDYVKSSIPALGGGLPRTLAVLILTVALTYMNYRGLTIVGWVAVFLGVFSLLPFFVMGLIAIPRIEPSRWLEMDLGNVNWGLYLNTLFWNLNYWDSISTLAGEVENPKRTLPRALSYALVLVVGGYLYPLITCTAAVPVVREFWTDGYFSDVARILGGFWLHSWLQAAAALSNMGNFVTEMSSDSYQLLGMAERGMLPEFFAKRSRYGTPLIGIMFSAFGVVLLSWMSFQEIIAAENYLYCFGMILEFIAFIKLRVVHPNASRPYKIPLGTIGAVLMIIPPTILIVVVMMLASFKVMVVSIMAMLVGFVLQPALVYVEKRRWLKFSISAELPDLPYSNVEEDSTIPLVC, from the exons ATGACGAACGCATGGATCTCGCCGTCGGTGGTCGCCCTctgcccctctcccctcccctcatcTCGCCTCCCGGGTTCTGTCCTCTCCTGCTGGCCGGACAGCCGCGGCATCCGGCGCGGGGCTGGCGAGGGGACAGCCGGACAGACGCTGCGGCCGGCGAGGGGATTCACTGTAGAG AAATTAAGGAACACAGCAATAACACGAGCTAACTCAGCCTGTCTTCCAATGGAGGATTGTGTTGGTATCAAGTACAGCAGTGTCAATGAGGGCGAAGAGCGTAAGGGAGGCCATGGCGTCCCAAAGGTTTCCATCATCCCACTCATTTTCCTCATATTCTATGAAGTTTCTGGGGGTCCGTTTGGGATTGAGGATAGTGTCAAGGCTGCTGGCCCACTCCTAGCAATTGCTGGATTTCTGCTGTTTGCACTCATATGGAGTGTCCCGGAAGCCCTGATTACTGCAGAGATGGGCACTATGTTTCCTGAGAATGGTGGTTACGTCGTCTGGGTCTCTTCAGCCCTTGGGCCATTCTGGGGTTTTCAGCAAGGCTGGGCAAAGTGGCTGAGTGGTGTCATAGATAATGCTCTCTATCCAGTCCTCTTCCTCGACTATGTTAAGTCCAGCATTCCAGCTCTTGGAGGTGGTCTCCCAAGGACCTTGGCGGTGCTTATCCTCACAGTTGCACTTACTTACATGAACTACAGAGGGTTGACAATAGTTGGCTGGGTGGCAGTCTTTCTTGGCGTGTTCTCTCTACTCCCGTTTTTTGTTATGGGATTAATAGCTATTCCCCGAATCGAACCCTCAAGATGGCTTGAAATGGACTTGGGGAATGTGAATTGGGGTTTATATCTAAACACACTGTTTTGGAACCTCAATTATTGGGACTCAATCAGTACCCTTGCTGGAGAGGTTGAGAATCCAAAGAGAACACTCCCAAGGGCACTTTCTTATGCTCTAGTTTTAGTGGTGGGGGGATACCTCTACCCTCTGATCACCTGTACAGCAGCAGTTCCAGTTGTTCGGGAGTTCTGGACGGATGGATATTTCTCAGACGTTGCGAGAATTCTTGGTGGTTTCTGGTTGCACTCGTGGCTTCAAGCAGCTGCTGCACTGTCCAACATGGGCAATTTCGTAACTGAAATGAGCAGTGATTCTTACCAGCTTCTCGGGATGGCTGAGCGTGGAATGCTTCCAGAGTTTTTCGCCAAGAGATCTCGCTATGGAACCCCACTTATTGGCATCATGTTCTCCGCGTTTGGTGTGGTCCTGCTGTCCTGGATGAGCTTCCAGGAGATCATCGCTGCGGAGAACTACCTGTACTGCTTCGGTATGATCCTGGAATTCATCGCCTTCATCAAGCTGAGGGTGGTCCACCCAAACGCCTCCCGACCTTACAAGATCCCACTGGGCACCATCGGCGCTGTCCTGATGATCATCCCACCTACCATTCTGATCGTCGTGGTGATGATGCTCGCGTCCTTCAAGGTGATGGTGGTCAGCATCATGGCAATGCTGGTTGGGTTCGTGCTGCAGCCGGCTCTGGTGTACGTGGAGAAGAGACGGTGGCTGAAGTTCTCCATAAGCGCAGAACTGCCAGATTTGCCGTACTCGAACGTTGAGGAAGACAGCACAATCCCACTTGTGTGCTGA
- the LOC4333307 gene encoding probable polyamine transporter At1g31830 isoform X2, which yields MKLRNTAITRANSACLPMEDCVGIKYSSVNEGEERKGGHGVPKVSIIPLIFLIFYEVSGGPFGIEDSVKAAGPLLAIAGFLLFALIWSVPEALITAEMGTMFPENGGYVVWVSSALGPFWGFQQGWAKWLSGVIDNALYPVLFLDYVKSSIPALGGGLPRTLAVLILTVALTYMNYRGLTIVGWVAVFLGVFSLLPFFVMGLIAIPRIEPSRWLEMDLGNVNWGLYLNTLFWNLNYWDSISTLAGEVENPKRTLPRALSYALVLVVGGYLYPLITCTAAVPVVREFWTDGYFSDVARILGGFWLHSWLQAAAALSNMGNFVTEMSSDSYQLLGMAERGMLPEFFAKRSRYGTPLIGIMFSAFGVVLLSWMSFQEIIAAENYLYCFGMILEFIAFIKLRVVHPNASRPYKIPLGTIGAVLMIIPPTILIVVVMMLASFKVMVVSIMAMLVGFVLQPALVYVEKRRWLKFSISAELPDLPYSNVEEDSTIPLVC from the exons ATG AAATTAAGGAACACAGCAATAACACGAGCTAACTCAGCCTGTCTTCCAATGGAGGATTGTGTTGGTATCAAGTACAGCAGTGTCAATGAGGGCGAAGAGCGTAAGGGAGGCCATGGCGTCCCAAAGGTTTCCATCATCCCACTCATTTTCCTCATATTCTATGAAGTTTCTGGGGGTCCGTTTGGGATTGAGGATAGTGTCAAGGCTGCTGGCCCACTCCTAGCAATTGCTGGATTTCTGCTGTTTGCACTCATATGGAGTGTCCCGGAAGCCCTGATTACTGCAGAGATGGGCACTATGTTTCCTGAGAATGGTGGTTACGTCGTCTGGGTCTCTTCAGCCCTTGGGCCATTCTGGGGTTTTCAGCAAGGCTGGGCAAAGTGGCTGAGTGGTGTCATAGATAATGCTCTCTATCCAGTCCTCTTCCTCGACTATGTTAAGTCCAGCATTCCAGCTCTTGGAGGTGGTCTCCCAAGGACCTTGGCGGTGCTTATCCTCACAGTTGCACTTACTTACATGAACTACAGAGGGTTGACAATAGTTGGCTGGGTGGCAGTCTTTCTTGGCGTGTTCTCTCTACTCCCGTTTTTTGTTATGGGATTAATAGCTATTCCCCGAATCGAACCCTCAAGATGGCTTGAAATGGACTTGGGGAATGTGAATTGGGGTTTATATCTAAACACACTGTTTTGGAACCTCAATTATTGGGACTCAATCAGTACCCTTGCTGGAGAGGTTGAGAATCCAAAGAGAACACTCCCAAGGGCACTTTCTTATGCTCTAGTTTTAGTGGTGGGGGGATACCTCTACCCTCTGATCACCTGTACAGCAGCAGTTCCAGTTGTTCGGGAGTTCTGGACGGATGGATATTTCTCAGACGTTGCGAGAATTCTTGGTGGTTTCTGGTTGCACTCGTGGCTTCAAGCAGCTGCTGCACTGTCCAACATGGGCAATTTCGTAACTGAAATGAGCAGTGATTCTTACCAGCTTCTCGGGATGGCTGAGCGTGGAATGCTTCCAGAGTTTTTCGCCAAGAGATCTCGCTATGGAACCCCACTTATTGGCATCATGTTCTCCGCGTTTGGTGTGGTCCTGCTGTCCTGGATGAGCTTCCAGGAGATCATCGCTGCGGAGAACTACCTGTACTGCTTCGGTATGATCCTGGAATTCATCGCCTTCATCAAGCTGAGGGTGGTCCACCCAAACGCCTCCCGACCTTACAAGATCCCACTGGGCACCATCGGCGCTGTCCTGATGATCATCCCACCTACCATTCTGATCGTCGTGGTGATGATGCTCGCGTCCTTCAAGGTGATGGTGGTCAGCATCATGGCAATGCTGGTTGGGTTCGTGCTGCAGCCGGCTCTGGTGTACGTGGAGAAGAGACGGTGGCTGAAGTTCTCCATAAGCGCAGAACTGCCAGATTTGCCGTACTCGAACGTTGAGGAAGACAGCACAATCCCACTTGTGTGCTGA
- the LOC4333307 gene encoding probable polyamine transporter At1g31830 isoform X3: MEDCVGIKYSSVNEGEERKGGHGVPKVSIIPLIFLIFYEVSGGPFGIEDSVKAAGPLLAIAGFLLFALIWSVPEALITAEMGTMFPENGGYVVWVSSALGPFWGFQQGWAKWLSGVIDNALYPVLFLDYVKSSIPALGGGLPRTLAVLILTVALTYMNYRGLTIVGWVAVFLGVFSLLPFFVMGLIAIPRIEPSRWLEMDLGNVNWGLYLNTLFWNLNYWDSISTLAGEVENPKRTLPRALSYALVLVVGGYLYPLITCTAAVPVVREFWTDGYFSDVARILGGFWLHSWLQAAAALSNMGNFVTEMSSDSYQLLGMAERGMLPEFFAKRSRYGTPLIGIMFSAFGVVLLSWMSFQEIIAAENYLYCFGMILEFIAFIKLRVVHPNASRPYKIPLGTIGAVLMIIPPTILIVVVMMLASFKVMVVSIMAMLVGFVLQPALVYVEKRRWLKFSISAELPDLPYSNVEEDSTIPLVC, encoded by the coding sequence ATGGAGGATTGTGTTGGTATCAAGTACAGCAGTGTCAATGAGGGCGAAGAGCGTAAGGGAGGCCATGGCGTCCCAAAGGTTTCCATCATCCCACTCATTTTCCTCATATTCTATGAAGTTTCTGGGGGTCCGTTTGGGATTGAGGATAGTGTCAAGGCTGCTGGCCCACTCCTAGCAATTGCTGGATTTCTGCTGTTTGCACTCATATGGAGTGTCCCGGAAGCCCTGATTACTGCAGAGATGGGCACTATGTTTCCTGAGAATGGTGGTTACGTCGTCTGGGTCTCTTCAGCCCTTGGGCCATTCTGGGGTTTTCAGCAAGGCTGGGCAAAGTGGCTGAGTGGTGTCATAGATAATGCTCTCTATCCAGTCCTCTTCCTCGACTATGTTAAGTCCAGCATTCCAGCTCTTGGAGGTGGTCTCCCAAGGACCTTGGCGGTGCTTATCCTCACAGTTGCACTTACTTACATGAACTACAGAGGGTTGACAATAGTTGGCTGGGTGGCAGTCTTTCTTGGCGTGTTCTCTCTACTCCCGTTTTTTGTTATGGGATTAATAGCTATTCCCCGAATCGAACCCTCAAGATGGCTTGAAATGGACTTGGGGAATGTGAATTGGGGTTTATATCTAAACACACTGTTTTGGAACCTCAATTATTGGGACTCAATCAGTACCCTTGCTGGAGAGGTTGAGAATCCAAAGAGAACACTCCCAAGGGCACTTTCTTATGCTCTAGTTTTAGTGGTGGGGGGATACCTCTACCCTCTGATCACCTGTACAGCAGCAGTTCCAGTTGTTCGGGAGTTCTGGACGGATGGATATTTCTCAGACGTTGCGAGAATTCTTGGTGGTTTCTGGTTGCACTCGTGGCTTCAAGCAGCTGCTGCACTGTCCAACATGGGCAATTTCGTAACTGAAATGAGCAGTGATTCTTACCAGCTTCTCGGGATGGCTGAGCGTGGAATGCTTCCAGAGTTTTTCGCCAAGAGATCTCGCTATGGAACCCCACTTATTGGCATCATGTTCTCCGCGTTTGGTGTGGTCCTGCTGTCCTGGATGAGCTTCCAGGAGATCATCGCTGCGGAGAACTACCTGTACTGCTTCGGTATGATCCTGGAATTCATCGCCTTCATCAAGCTGAGGGTGGTCCACCCAAACGCCTCCCGACCTTACAAGATCCCACTGGGCACCATCGGCGCTGTCCTGATGATCATCCCACCTACCATTCTGATCGTCGTGGTGATGATGCTCGCGTCCTTCAAGGTGATGGTGGTCAGCATCATGGCAATGCTGGTTGGGTTCGTGCTGCAGCCGGCTCTGGTGTACGTGGAGAAGAGACGGTGGCTGAAGTTCTCCATAAGCGCAGAACTGCCAGATTTGCCGTACTCGAACGTTGAGGAAGACAGCACAATCCCACTTGTGTGCTGA
- the LOC4333308 gene encoding small ribosomal subunit protein uS3y has product MATQISKKKKFVSDGVFYAELNEMLTRELAEDGYSGVEVRVTPMRTEIIIRATRTQNVLGEKGRRIRELTSVVQKRFNFPENGVELYAEKVVNRGLCAIAQAESLRYKLLGGLAVRRACYGVLRFVMESGAKGCEVIVSGKLRAQRAKSMKFKDGYMISSGQPVNEYIDSAVRHVLLRQGVLGIKVKIMLDWDPKGKVGPTTPLPDLVTIHAPKEEEELRPPVLIAEA; this is encoded by the exons ATGGCGACCCAGAtcagcaagaagaagaag TTCGTGAGCGATGGCGTGTTCTACGCGGAGCTGAACGAGATGCTGACGCGGGAGCTGGCCGAGGACGGCTACTCCGGCGTGGAGGTGCGCGTGACGCCGATGCGCACGGAGATCATCATCCGGGCCACGAGGACGCAGAACGTGCTCGGCGAGAAGGGGCGCAGGATCAGGGAGCTCACCTCCGTCGTGCAGAAGCGCTTCAACTTCCCCGAGAACGGCGTCGAGCTCTACGCCGAGAAGGTCGTCAACCGCGGCCTCTGCGCCATCGCCCAGGCCGAGTCCCTCCGCTACAAGCTTCTTGGAGGCCTCGCCGTCCGCAG GGCTTGCTATGGTGTTCTTCGCTTTGTTATGGAGAGTGGTGCCAAGGGTTGCGAG GTCATTGTAAGTGGAAAGCTCAGGGCCCAAAGAGCCAAGTCCATGAAGTTCAAGGATGGTTACATGATCTCATCTGGTCAGCCAGTCAATGAGTACATTGACTCGGCTGTGAGACACGTGCTCCTGAGACAG GGTGTTCTTGGCATCAAGGTGAAGATCATGCTCGACTGGGACCCCAAGGGCAAGGTTGGCCCGACCACCCCTCTGCCGGATCTTGTAACCATCCATGCtcccaaggaggaggaggagctgcgcCCTCCGGTGTTGATCGCTGAGGCTTAA